A region of Solibacillus isronensis DNA encodes the following proteins:
- a CDS encoding DUF1934 domain-containing protein gives MANESGKTVKIKLVSSIIPTEGELEQYEMWLEGNCVEKGNSHYLRYEEVQEDLQIQTTIKLNEANSFIMRKGGVNMRLPLNPDLRENGHYDSPFGSLPLVTDTHQLAIEVVQSEKVSGQFKTQYDLIIGGNSVGHYKLDIEFTEV, from the coding sequence ATGGCGAACGAGAGCGGGAAAACAGTCAAAATCAAACTAGTTTCCTCAATCATTCCAACCGAGGGCGAGCTTGAACAATATGAAATGTGGCTTGAAGGCAATTGTGTAGAAAAAGGGAACAGTCATTATTTGCGCTATGAGGAAGTTCAGGAGGATCTGCAAATTCAAACGACGATCAAACTCAATGAAGCGAATTCGTTTATTATGCGAAAAGGCGGTGTGAACATGCGATTGCCTTTAAATCCGGACTTACGCGAGAATGGTCATTATGACAGTCCATTCGGTTCATTACCTCTTGTTACCGATACACATCAGTTAGCCATTGAAGTAGTACAAAGCGAAAAAGTGTCAGGGCAATTTAAAACGCAATATGACCTTATCATAGGTGGCAATTCAGTTGGCCATTACAAATTAGACATTGAATTTACGGAGGTATAA
- a CDS encoding GGDEF domain-containing protein: MLIEILSYFCILFTFTLLIYWPFINHFKQTPFIHRTRPYVIGVKFGITGIVLTFSAVHLTNDFMMYIQYIPVLYSGLLGGSFAILISGLIIGIALFFLPYLELVPMILNINFLVLVVTLFFVTRKYKMTNKNIFIFFWACFIETFIALFLGLCFHTKSFEYLLLYGIFTIFSFYFIYIVIRQVKLANDTVKQTTYLKKIDFLTQLPNNNENEKYIKNLIKKKSAFNLLLVDIKDFKMLNLQYGFSTGDLVIKQLAQHLMEYAKKNGAYVGRLGGEEFLVVLKDVPPAVAIVEANNLINMIAQQPFEVSKDLSFHISVTVGISSYPDNGQTSLELLESLVIAKQQAKTKLSSYFHINNLK, from the coding sequence ATGTTAATCGAAATATTATCTTACTTCTGTATATTATTTACGTTTACACTTTTAATTTATTGGCCATTTATCAACCACTTTAAACAAACACCATTCATCCATCGCACACGCCCTTATGTAATCGGAGTGAAATTTGGTATAACAGGCATTGTGCTGACATTCTCGGCTGTTCACCTTACGAATGATTTCATGATGTACATTCAGTATATTCCGGTATTGTACAGTGGTCTATTAGGCGGGTCATTTGCTATTCTGATCAGTGGTCTGATCATAGGAATCGCACTGTTTTTCCTGCCATATCTGGAATTGGTACCGATGATCCTGAATATTAATTTTCTTGTTCTTGTTGTGACTCTTTTCTTTGTCACAAGAAAATATAAAATGACTAATAAAAATATATTTATATTTTTTTGGGCATGCTTTATTGAAACATTTATCGCATTATTTCTCGGGCTTTGCTTCCATACTAAAAGCTTTGAATATTTATTGCTTTACGGCATATTTACGATTTTTTCATTTTATTTCATTTACATCGTCATTCGCCAAGTAAAACTTGCCAATGATACGGTAAAACAGACAACTTATTTAAAGAAGATCGATTTTTTAACACAGTTGCCGAACAATAATGAGAATGAAAAATATATTAAAAACCTGATTAAAAAGAAATCAGCTTTCAATTTATTGCTCGTAGATATTAAGGATTTTAAAATGCTTAATTTGCAGTATGGTTTTTCTACAGGCGATCTCGTTATTAAACAACTTGCCCAACACTTGATGGAATATGCCAAAAAAAATGGTGCTTATGTTGGCCGATTAGGCGGTGAGGAGTTTCTTGTCGTTTTAAAGGATGTGCCTCCTGCTGTTGCAATTGTAGAGGCCAATAATCTAATTAATATGATTGCCCAACAGCCGTTCGAAGTATCCAAAGATTTATCTTTTCATATTTCCGTTACAGTAGGAATTAGTTCCTATCCAGATAATGGGCAAACATCTTTGGAGCTTCTTGAAAGTTTAGTTATAGCAAAACAGCAGGCAAAAACAAAACTATCTTCTTATTTCCATATAAATAATTTAAAATAA
- the argS gene encoding arginine--tRNA ligase, with protein MNAVEQLQQSIKAALKAAIDQAGLVEAGTEINIHLETPKDKANGDFATNIAMQLTKLAKKPPRAIAEAILEHLTTEGTDIEKIEIAGPGFMNITVRKDFLASVVTAAFEQGENYGRSTAGAGEKVQVEFVSANPTGDLHLGHARGASVGDSLCNVLDFAGFDVSREYYINDAGNQINNLAYSLEARYKQALGMDAEMPEDGYHGPDIIGIAGKLAEEFGATILDKSDEERFKFFREHGLKLELAKLQNDLKNFRVEFDVWYSETSLYENGKIDVALDKLKANGHVFDEEGATWFRSTTFGDDKDRVLIKNDGSYTYLTPDIAYHEDKLRRGFDKLINIWGADHHGYIPRMKAAIEALGYDRGTLEVDIIQMVQLYKNGEKFKMSKRTGNAVTMRELVEEVGLDAVRYFFVKTAGDSHMDFDLDLAVSQSNENPVYYAQYAHARISSILRAANEQGFEASLENLNLLVAEKEEDVLKKVGAFPQIVADAAKHRTPHRIANYIQDLAAAFHSFYNAEKVLNQDNKELTEARLALITAVKTTLANALKLIGVSAPEKM; from the coding sequence ATGAATGCAGTAGAACAATTACAGCAATCGATTAAAGCGGCATTAAAAGCAGCAATCGATCAAGCAGGCCTGGTAGAAGCGGGCACGGAAATCAACATCCATTTAGAAACACCAAAGGATAAAGCAAACGGTGACTTTGCAACAAATATCGCAATGCAATTAACTAAACTGGCGAAAAAGCCGCCACGTGCAATTGCAGAAGCGATTTTAGAACACTTAACGACTGAAGGCACAGACATCGAGAAGATTGAAATTGCAGGACCAGGTTTCATGAATATTACAGTTCGTAAAGACTTCTTGGCGAGTGTTGTTACAGCAGCATTTGAACAAGGTGAAAACTATGGTCGTTCAACTGCAGGTGCAGGAGAAAAAGTACAGGTCGAGTTCGTTTCAGCTAACCCGACTGGCGACTTGCATTTAGGTCATGCGCGCGGTGCATCTGTAGGGGATTCATTATGTAATGTATTGGATTTTGCCGGTTTTGACGTATCACGTGAATATTATATTAATGATGCCGGTAACCAAATTAATAATCTGGCGTATTCTTTGGAAGCACGTTATAAGCAAGCATTAGGAATGGATGCAGAAATGCCGGAAGACGGATACCACGGTCCTGATATTATCGGAATTGCCGGTAAGCTTGCTGAAGAATTCGGTGCAACAATTTTGGACAAGTCTGATGAAGAACGCTTTAAATTTTTCCGTGAGCATGGCTTGAAACTGGAATTGGCGAAACTGCAAAATGACCTTAAAAACTTCCGTGTTGAATTTGATGTTTGGTATTCAGAAACATCTTTATATGAAAACGGTAAAATCGATGTAGCATTAGACAAACTAAAAGCAAATGGCCATGTATTTGATGAAGAAGGCGCGACTTGGTTCCGTTCAACAACATTCGGTGATGACAAAGACCGCGTATTAATTAAAAACGATGGTTCATACACATATTTAACTCCGGATATTGCTTACCATGAAGATAAATTACGTCGCGGCTTTGATAAGCTGATCAATATTTGGGGTGCTGACCACCACGGCTATATTCCACGTATGAAAGCGGCGATCGAAGCACTTGGTTATGACCGCGGTACATTGGAAGTAGATATTATCCAAATGGTTCAGCTGTACAAAAACGGCGAGAAATTCAAGATGAGTAAACGTACAGGTAATGCTGTAACGATGCGTGAATTAGTAGAAGAAGTAGGCTTGGATGCTGTTCGTTATTTCTTCGTTAAAACAGCAGGGGATTCACATATGGACTTCGATTTAGACTTAGCGGTATCACAATCGAACGAAAACCCGGTTTATTATGCACAGTATGCACATGCGCGTATTTCATCAATTTTACGTGCAGCAAACGAGCAAGGTTTCGAAGCATCATTGGAAAACCTGAACTTGCTAGTAGCAGAAAAAGAAGAAGATGTGCTTAAAAAAGTGGGCGCATTCCCGCAAATTGTGGCAGATGCAGCGAAACACCGCACACCACACCGTATCGCAAACTATATTCAAGACTTGGCAGCTGCATTCCACAGCTTCTACAATGCAGAAAAAGTATTGAACCAAGATAACAAAGAGCTGACAGAAGCTCGTTTAGCATTAATTACAGCGGTAAAAACTACATTAGCGAATGCACTGAAACTAATCGGCGTAAGCGCACCGGAAAAAATGTAA
- a CDS encoding GDSL-type esterase/lipase family protein yields MLEKGHIVLIISLLVNVLLLGTGSYVVRNIGGLEFVKTKMQSTPSPNKDSAYYFTKKSVFEHSSISNIDKVFIGDSISDYGEFQEYFPYEVVLNRGIRNDWTEGVLNRIQEVVERNPKEAYLMIGVNDIRYGTEAEVFKSNVEKIVDSFEGKDTRLAIQSILPVNNGLLGNEVTNDKVKRFNVILKQIAADKGIEYIDLHSSLIDKNGQLDKQFTVDGLHLNGKGYEVWVDRILSK; encoded by the coding sequence ATGTTGGAAAAGGGTCATATTGTATTAATAATTTCATTACTAGTAAATGTACTGTTGTTAGGAACAGGGAGCTATGTGGTGAGAAATATCGGTGGGCTTGAATTTGTTAAAACAAAAATGCAGTCAACACCTTCTCCCAATAAGGATTCCGCCTATTACTTTACGAAAAAAAGCGTCTTTGAACATTCGTCAATCAGTAATATAGATAAAGTATTTATTGGTGACAGTATTTCCGATTACGGAGAATTCCAGGAGTACTTTCCCTATGAAGTTGTGCTGAATCGAGGAATACGAAATGATTGGACAGAAGGTGTTTTGAACCGTATACAGGAAGTAGTCGAACGAAATCCGAAAGAGGCGTATTTAATGATCGGGGTCAATGATATCCGTTATGGAACAGAAGCCGAAGTATTTAAAAGTAACGTCGAGAAAATCGTGGATTCGTTCGAAGGAAAAGATACAAGGCTCGCTATTCAATCAATCCTGCCTGTGAATAACGGGTTATTGGGAAATGAAGTGACAAATGACAAAGTGAAGCGGTTTAATGTAATTTTGAAACAGATTGCGGCTGATAAGGGGATTGAGTATATCGATCTGCATTCAAGCTTAATTGATAAAAACGGGCAACTCGATAAGCAATTCACAGTTGATGGGCTTCATTTAAACGGGAAAGGGTATGAAGTTTGGGTCGATAGGATTCTTTCAAAATAA
- a CDS encoding acyltransferase family protein produces the protein MDITKGFLMILVVIGHFPGELEFPLAKYIYWFHMPAFFILSGLFFKQVLDKKDIKLTIYKRFMQLIFPYLFFLASITLVRYGMEIFSGNWDLEWYLNDLWTLAIGGRFIRGAYGVFWFVTTLFFTYLLFMWLTTYFNRVKQFIILGVFYVIAHFESIFAMKVISGKPSEAAQSIPMIWNIDVAMMAIVYFAIGYYFKDFWMDISKRWMGTAVLLSATALLLDRFNIIDYRLSMKFLRYDHLILDLVIPISFTIVLVGCFQLLAAKLSLNWLQKIENHSLTIMYLHIFADIILNDYFTYGLIGYTTIGIFIPIIVSILIKKWLPNGTILLGGFSIKKEKTPIPT, from the coding sequence GTGGATATTACGAAGGGATTCCTAATGATCCTTGTCGTCATCGGGCATTTTCCAGGAGAGCTTGAATTTCCACTCGCGAAATATATTTATTGGTTTCATATGCCTGCATTTTTCATATTAAGCGGTTTGTTTTTTAAACAGGTTTTAGATAAAAAGGATATAAAGCTGACAATTTACAAGCGTTTCATGCAATTAATCTTCCCTTACCTATTTTTCCTTGCCAGTATTACACTAGTCCGTTATGGAATGGAGATTTTTTCAGGCAATTGGGATTTAGAATGGTACCTTAATGACTTATGGACACTTGCGATAGGCGGACGTTTTATTCGTGGAGCATATGGTGTTTTCTGGTTTGTAACAACTTTATTCTTCACATATTTATTATTCATGTGGTTGACGACCTACTTCAATCGGGTGAAACAGTTTATAATTCTAGGAGTCTTTTATGTAATCGCACATTTTGAGAGCATTTTCGCTATGAAAGTCATCAGCGGCAAGCCTTCCGAAGCAGCGCAATCGATTCCAATGATTTGGAACATCGATGTTGCGATGATGGCAATCGTCTATTTTGCAATCGGGTATTATTTTAAAGACTTTTGGATGGACATTTCAAAACGATGGATGGGTACGGCCGTGTTGCTGAGTGCGACGGCGTTGTTGCTTGATAGGTTTAATATCATCGATTATCGACTGAGTATGAAGTTTTTACGGTATGACCATTTGATATTGGATTTGGTCATTCCTATATCATTTACCATCGTATTAGTAGGATGCTTCCAGTTGCTTGCAGCAAAACTGTCGCTCAACTGGCTGCAGAAAATAGAAAATCACTCGCTTACCATTATGTATTTGCATATATTTGCAGATATAATTTTAAATGATTATTTCACTTACGGGCTTATTGGTTACACAACGATTGGGATATTCATTCCTATCATTGTTTCGATTTTAATAAAAAAATGGCTACCGAACGGGACAATTCTACTTGGCGGGTTTTCAATCAAGAAAGAAAAGACACCTATTCCGACGTGA
- a CDS encoding acyl-CoA dehydrogenase family protein codes for MSKELFIQTDEQQQWLKKLETISESVKEHAKQTDEQATFPFENFRKLREIGYTKITLPKEYGGDGFTVYDALLLQETLASYCGSTGLAVSWTIQNVGEIFENRYWDEQKLDWFGKEIANGATVNRAVSEFAMGSPVRGGRPGTLAKLDDDYYVINGRKNYTSGAPDLDYFLVSAWIEDDGQLGFFLVPKTAEGVSVENTWDVASMRGTGSDDLVLDHVSVDKTNLVEIPNYSTGFKLNGWLLLIPATYLGIAQAARDYAVDFANSHSPNSIQGTIAQLPNVQTLIGEMDLALTKARFTIYGVAGLYNDPIKKATLVNEINIAKHVVTNTAIEVVDKAMRLVGAKSLQRSNPLQRYYRDVRAGLHNPPMDDITIKRLAETAIERNLKEIE; via the coding sequence ATGAGCAAGGAATTATTTATTCAAACCGACGAGCAGCAACAATGGCTGAAAAAGCTCGAAACAATATCAGAGAGCGTGAAAGAACATGCTAAGCAAACAGACGAACAAGCGACATTTCCATTTGAAAATTTCCGAAAGCTGAGAGAAATCGGCTATACGAAAATAACGCTGCCAAAGGAATATGGCGGAGATGGCTTCACAGTATATGATGCGCTACTATTGCAGGAAACTTTGGCGAGTTATTGCGGAAGCACGGGGCTGGCTGTTTCATGGACAATTCAAAATGTAGGCGAAATTTTTGAAAATCGCTATTGGGATGAACAAAAGCTCGACTGGTTTGGCAAAGAAATCGCAAATGGTGCGACGGTTAATCGTGCGGTAAGCGAGTTTGCGATGGGAAGCCCGGTACGAGGCGGACGTCCGGGGACTTTGGCAAAACTTGATGATGATTACTATGTAATTAATGGACGTAAAAATTATACGAGCGGTGCACCGGACCTCGATTATTTTTTAGTATCGGCATGGATTGAGGATGATGGCCAATTAGGATTTTTCCTCGTACCGAAAACGGCTGAAGGAGTATCGGTTGAAAATACGTGGGATGTTGCATCAATGCGAGGTACGGGAAGCGATGATTTAGTGCTCGATCATGTAAGTGTTGATAAAACAAACTTAGTGGAAATCCCGAACTATTCAACCGGATTTAAGCTGAACGGCTGGCTGCTGCTCATCCCGGCAACATATTTAGGGATTGCCCAGGCTGCACGCGATTACGCGGTTGATTTTGCGAATAGCCATTCGCCAAACAGTATTCAAGGAACAATTGCCCAGTTGCCAAATGTCCAAACGCTGATCGGAGAAATGGATTTGGCGTTGACGAAAGCACGCTTTACAATTTACGGTGTTGCGGGGCTTTATAATGATCCGATTAAAAAGGCGACATTAGTCAATGAAATCAATATTGCGAAACATGTAGTGACAAATACAGCAATCGAAGTTGTTGATAAAGCAATGCGTCTAGTAGGGGCAAAAAGCCTGCAAAGATCAAACCCGCTTCAACGCTATTACCGTGATGTACGTGCAGGTCTGCACAATCCGCCGATGGATGACATTACGATTAAACGTTTAGCCGAAACGGCAATTGAACGAAACTTGAAAGAAATAGAATAA
- a CDS encoding FecCD family ABC transporter permease: MNKKYSIAYVLSIGLLLSSIWIGISFGSVDIPFSTLWDKTTDPVAYSILWKIRMPRVILAALIGASLAIAGAAFQGLLKNPLADPYTLGISSGASVGAVMTIFLGISIPVLGVFTLPVFSMAGAACTMIIVLTFARLVDRSMKMETLILTGIIFSSFLGSCISLMVALTGEQLREIIGWLLGSVSMRGWPYVQMVLPFMVIGTAIIWLTRRELNAMVYGEERAQYLGVNVKRSKYMILAGGSILTGAAVAASGTIGFVGLVVPHMIRLLIGADHRHLLTLSFLNGASLLVICDLVSRTIIAPIELPIGVITSFIGAPVFAYIFFKQRRKVVA, encoded by the coding sequence ATGAATAAAAAATATTCAATCGCCTATGTACTATCGATTGGATTGCTTTTAAGCAGTATATGGATCGGCATTTCATTCGGATCTGTAGATATCCCGTTCTCAACATTATGGGATAAAACAACGGATCCGGTTGCATACAGTATTTTGTGGAAAATCCGAATGCCCCGGGTCATCTTAGCCGCATTAATCGGAGCATCATTAGCTATAGCCGGAGCCGCATTTCAAGGATTACTTAAAAATCCTTTGGCGGATCCGTATACATTAGGAATTTCATCAGGAGCCTCTGTAGGTGCGGTAATGACAATTTTTTTAGGAATTTCAATACCGGTGCTCGGTGTCTTCACATTGCCTGTATTCAGTATGGCCGGAGCCGCATGTACGATGATCATCGTCCTGACATTTGCCCGTCTAGTTGACCGTTCGATGAAAATGGAAACACTGATTTTGACGGGGATTATTTTCAGCTCGTTTTTAGGGTCCTGTATTTCCTTAATGGTTGCACTAACTGGTGAACAGCTTAGAGAAATTATTGGCTGGCTTTTAGGGAGTGTGTCGATGCGAGGGTGGCCATATGTTCAGATGGTGTTGCCATTTATGGTGATCGGTACTGCAATTATTTGGCTCACTCGCCGTGAACTGAATGCGATGGTTTATGGGGAAGAGCGTGCCCAGTATTTAGGTGTAAATGTTAAGCGCAGCAAGTACATGATTTTAGCGGGCGGCTCCATTTTAACAGGAGCGGCTGTTGCAGCATCCGGGACAATTGGATTTGTCGGATTAGTAGTACCACATATGATTCGCCTGCTAATCGGAGCAGACCATCGACATTTATTGACATTGTCGTTTTTGAACGGTGCAAGCCTGCTCGTCATTTGCGACTTAGTCTCACGTACAATTATTGCTCCTATCGAACTGCCGATTGGTGTTATTACTTCCTTTATTGGCGCGCCTGTCTTTGCCTATATTTTCTTCAAGCAACGTAGAAAGGTTGTTGCATAA
- a CDS encoding ABC transporter substrate-binding protein — protein sequence MKKWQLLSSAALLTLTLTACNSEKATDEQSSKGSTEVTEAAQFPVTLKDALDKEITLEKAPERIITLAPSNTEILFGLGLNDEIIAVNDNDTYPEEALTKESVGGMEFNLEQIISLQPDLVLAHESGMYSFNEQAIAQLESVGIPVFVVKDAKTFEETYETIEQIGQLTNKEQEAEKMVASIKEGIEEIEVKVADLEEKSVFIVVGTDPDLYAAGEETFISEMLDVLNAENAVPELGWPMYSSEQFVNSNPDVILVTYENDMAAIEKNDAYAEMDAVKNGNVKLVDGDTTSRQGPRIVEGIESIGAAIYPEVFNE from the coding sequence TTGAAAAAATGGCAACTGCTTTCTTCCGCAGCATTACTCACATTAACATTGACTGCATGTAATTCGGAAAAAGCAACAGATGAACAATCATCAAAGGGAAGCACAGAAGTAACTGAAGCAGCACAATTTCCGGTTACATTAAAAGATGCTTTGGACAAAGAAATTACGCTTGAAAAAGCACCAGAGCGCATCATTACATTAGCTCCATCGAATACGGAAATTTTATTCGGCTTAGGATTGAACGATGAAATTATCGCTGTGAACGACAATGATACATACCCTGAAGAAGCATTAACAAAAGAATCGGTTGGCGGCATGGAGTTCAATTTAGAACAAATAATCAGCCTGCAACCCGATTTAGTCTTAGCACATGAATCCGGAATGTACAGCTTCAATGAACAGGCAATTGCACAGCTTGAATCAGTAGGAATTCCCGTATTTGTTGTAAAAGATGCGAAAACATTTGAAGAAACGTATGAAACGATTGAACAAATCGGCCAGCTGACAAATAAAGAACAAGAAGCCGAAAAAATGGTTGCCTCAATCAAAGAGGGCATCGAAGAAATTGAAGTGAAAGTAGCCGACCTTGAAGAGAAGTCCGTGTTCATCGTTGTGGGAACAGATCCGGATCTTTATGCAGCAGGAGAAGAGACATTCATCAGTGAAATGCTGGACGTGTTAAATGCAGAAAATGCTGTTCCTGAACTAGGGTGGCCGATGTACAGCTCTGAGCAATTTGTAAACAGCAATCCGGACGTCATTTTAGTAACGTATGAAAACGATATGGCGGCAATCGAGAAAAACGATGCATATGCCGAAATGGATGCAGTGAAAAACGGCAATGTGAAATTGGTCGATGGCGATACGACAAGTCGACAAGGTCCTCGTATTGTAGAAGGTATTGAATCAATAGGTGCAGCGATTTATCCAGAGGTATTTAATGAATAA
- a CDS encoding GGDEF domain-containing protein, with protein sequence MFFELTINFSILFCFTILIFWPFIQYEDNPFIHKYKSIIVGVTFGCAAFILTALATPYAHGMLINNRIIFVLFSGVLGGPVSIFITGFMIVISRYVLLYTSLLSFIIMLNTLVVTVVACYFALKRPITFQNLPIYFFVITIEHIIILLIYDRFEVNNLFYLILYFVVSTFTFYAVRKILMQLDDKNKQIKQIYALKKTDLLTQLPNNIAIEQKLLSYVNAKIPFELLHIDIRQFRELNYMYHYKAGDEILVQISQLIKDQLPEKTLIGRIDSDEFYVVLPQMAPAEAITLAYSINKSVQQLTFENYPSCQLTLAIGICSFPQNGQTVKELYRFSNKALLKAKQQANVPICHYNQIKQRY encoded by the coding sequence ATGTTTTTTGAGCTGACAATCAACTTTTCGATTCTGTTCTGCTTTACGATTTTAATTTTCTGGCCTTTCATTCAATATGAAGATAATCCTTTCATCCATAAATATAAGTCCATCATCGTCGGTGTGACATTCGGATGTGCAGCCTTTATATTGACTGCATTGGCTACTCCCTATGCTCACGGCATGCTAATAAACAATCGGATTATTTTTGTGCTATTCAGTGGTGTGCTTGGGGGACCTGTTTCAATTTTCATTACAGGTTTTATGATTGTAATTAGTCGGTATGTTTTATTGTACACATCATTATTGTCCTTTATTATCATGCTGAATACTTTAGTAGTGACCGTCGTTGCATGCTATTTTGCATTAAAACGTCCGATTACGTTTCAAAATTTACCGATCTATTTTTTCGTCATAACAATCGAACACATTATCATCCTACTTATTTATGACCGATTTGAAGTAAATAATCTATTCTATTTAATACTTTACTTTGTTGTTTCAACCTTCACTTTTTATGCTGTCCGAAAAATATTAATGCAGCTTGACGATAAAAATAAACAAATTAAACAAATCTATGCACTAAAGAAAACGGATTTGCTCACACAACTACCTAATAATATCGCGATTGAACAGAAGTTATTGTCTTATGTGAATGCAAAAATACCTTTTGAACTGCTTCATATCGATATTCGCCAGTTTCGCGAATTAAATTATATGTATCACTATAAAGCCGGCGATGAAATACTCGTACAAATCTCTCAACTAATAAAAGACCAGCTTCCGGAAAAGACACTTATCGGACGAATAGATAGTGATGAGTTTTATGTTGTGCTGCCACAGATGGCACCTGCAGAAGCGATTACTTTAGCCTATTCAATTAATAAGTCTGTGCAGCAGCTTACTTTTGAAAACTATCCATCCTGTCAACTGACTCTTGCGATTGGAATCTGCTCATTTCCTCAAAATGGACAAACTGTTAAAGAGCTTTACCGCTTTTCAAATAAAGCCTTATTGAAAGCAAAACAACAGGCAAATGTTCCGATCTGCCACTATAATCAAATTAAACAGCGATATTAA
- the speB gene encoding agmatinase: MRFDETYAGNMFIKSHKNYEESKAVLYGMPMDWTVSYRPGQRFGPARIREVSVGLEEYSFYLDRELADVPFFDAGDIPLPFGNPEKSLAEIKTFVRQVLADDKIPVGMGGEHLVSLPVMEAVYEKYEDLAIIHFDAHTDLRTDYEGEQYSHATPIRKIADTIGPENVYSFGIRSGLKEELQWAKENGMHISLFEVFEPLKQVLPTLKGRNVYVTIDIDVLDPAHAPGTGTVDAGGITPKELLASIHEIARSEVNVVGFDLVEVAPIYDHSEITVNTAAKLIREMILGWVK; encoded by the coding sequence ATGAGATTTGATGAAACTTACGCAGGAAATATGTTTATTAAAAGCCACAAAAACTATGAAGAAAGTAAAGCTGTTTTATACGGCATGCCAATGGACTGGACAGTAAGTTACCGTCCAGGCCAACGTTTTGGTCCTGCCCGAATTCGTGAAGTATCAGTTGGTCTAGAGGAATACAGTTTTTACTTAGATCGTGAGCTGGCAGATGTACCGTTTTTTGATGCGGGTGATATTCCACTGCCATTCGGTAATCCGGAAAAATCATTAGCAGAAATTAAGACGTTTGTCCGTCAAGTACTGGCAGACGATAAAATTCCAGTAGGTATGGGCGGGGAGCATTTAGTATCACTGCCGGTAATGGAAGCTGTATATGAAAAGTATGAAGATTTAGCAATCATCCACTTTGATGCACATACAGATTTACGTACAGATTACGAAGGGGAGCAATACTCACACGCAACACCGATTCGTAAAATTGCGGATACAATCGGACCTGAAAATGTTTATTCATTCGGAATTCGTTCAGGCTTAAAAGAAGAGCTGCAATGGGCAAAAGAAAACGGTATGCATATTTCATTGTTTGAAGTATTCGAGCCGTTAAAGCAAGTGCTGCCTACATTAAAAGGACGCAATGTTTATGTAACAATCGATATTGATGTATTGGATCCTGCACATGCACCTGGGACAGGCACTGTAGATGCTGGCGGTATTACACCTAAGGAACTATTAGCATCAATTCATGAAATTGCACGCTCTGAAGTAAATGTTGTCGGCTTTGACTTAGTAGAAGTGGCACCAATTTATGACCACTCAGAAATTACAGTAAATACAGCTGCAAAATTAATTCGCGAAATGATTTTAGGCTGGGTGAAATAG